In the Paenibacillus sp. FSL H7-0357 genome, one interval contains:
- the abc-f gene encoding ribosomal protection-like ABC-F family protein, with protein MTKTLIKAKNIRKEWNGIALFEGVSFEITEGERVLLFGRNGIGKTTLLQGLLGRLAFEEGSVSYGLPAEEWGVLDQQLEISVEMSVLEYVFSGWKELAALKGRLETLGKQLQDTEGADAEAVAKYGEIYESYLQLDGYGWEAKVEKCLRQLKLDPALWGQPYRLLSGGQKTRVQLAALLARQPKLLVLDEPTNHLDNETMEWLEEWVRSYPGTVLYVSHDRTFIDRTATAVLELTPQGCRRYPGAYREYREQKALEARTLEGKYKKQEQEKEQLLESIRRYAEWFQQAHRAAGQNDFLRSKSKKNVSRLHAKEASLARLEKNRVELPKAAPKLSMKLESEAFQGDALLSLHNIRCAYGDNPALLEDFNLSLRRGDRLAVLGPNGAGKSTLLKLIAGVTQPSGGEVTQHPRTQIGYFAQELDHLDPESTLLDSLLELPGMTQTEARTILGCFLFPREDVFKHIGDLSMGEKCRVAFLRLYFGRGNLLVLDEPTNYLDIDTRERVEEALAAYPGGLVIVSHDRYLHTKVANRLLLLEHGRRPQFFPGTYEEYTAKERGRVLTPEEQTREGELQLLEMSLARLMRSDALETEEENRELMAEIVNLRKAIGTLLEEN; from the coding sequence ATGACCAAGACCTTAATAAAAGCCAAAAATATACGCAAAGAGTGGAATGGCATTGCCCTATTTGAAGGTGTGTCGTTTGAAATCACAGAAGGGGAACGCGTGCTGTTATTCGGGCGCAACGGGATCGGCAAGACGACGCTGCTGCAAGGACTGCTCGGCCGTCTGGCCTTTGAGGAGGGCAGTGTCTCTTACGGGTTGCCCGCGGAGGAATGGGGTGTGCTGGACCAGCAGCTGGAGATTTCAGTTGAAATGTCCGTGCTGGAGTATGTTTTCTCCGGCTGGAAAGAGCTAGCTGCGCTTAAAGGCAGGCTGGAGACACTGGGCAAGCAGCTTCAGGATACGGAAGGTGCCGATGCGGAGGCGGTGGCCAAATATGGAGAAATCTATGAGAGCTATCTGCAGTTGGACGGCTATGGCTGGGAAGCCAAGGTGGAGAAATGCCTCAGACAGCTGAAGCTTGATCCTGCGCTATGGGGCCAGCCGTACCGCCTGCTCAGCGGCGGCCAGAAGACACGGGTTCAGCTCGCTGCGCTGCTCGCCCGGCAGCCCAAGCTGCTGGTCCTGGATGAGCCGACGAATCATCTGGACAATGAGACGATGGAGTGGCTGGAGGAATGGGTACGGAGCTATCCCGGTACGGTATTGTACGTTTCCCATGACCGTACTTTCATTGACCGGACAGCTACTGCTGTGCTGGAGCTGACTCCACAGGGCTGCCGCCGTTATCCTGGCGCCTATAGGGAATACCGCGAGCAGAAAGCGCTGGAGGCCCGCACGCTTGAAGGGAAATACAAAAAGCAGGAGCAGGAGAAAGAGCAATTGCTGGAGAGTATCCGCCGTTACGCGGAATGGTTCCAGCAGGCGCACCGCGCCGCCGGACAGAACGATTTCCTGCGCTCGAAATCGAAGAAAAATGTTTCCCGCCTTCATGCCAAGGAGGCCAGCCTGGCAAGGCTGGAGAAAAACCGCGTGGAGCTGCCGAAAGCAGCACCCAAGCTGAGCATGAAGCTGGAGAGTGAAGCTTTCCAGGGAGATGCGCTGCTGAGCTTACACAATATCCGCTGTGCCTATGGAGACAACCCGGCGCTGCTGGAGGACTTCAATCTCTCCTTGCGGCGGGGCGACCGGCTTGCCGTTCTGGGACCGAACGGTGCCGGGAAGTCCACGCTGCTGAAGCTGATCGCAGGAGTTACACAGCCCTCCGGCGGTGAAGTGACCCAACATCCGCGTACTCAAATCGGGTATTTTGCTCAAGAGCTGGATCACCTCGATCCTGAATCAACCTTACTTGACAGCCTGCTGGAATTGCCGGGGATGACGCAGACGGAGGCGCGGACGATTCTGGGCTGCTTTTTATTCCCCCGGGAAGATGTCTTTAAGCACATTGGCGACCTTAGTATGGGCGAGAAATGCCGGGTCGCGTTCCTCAGGCTCTACTTCGGCAGAGGCAATCTGCTGGTGCTGGATGAACCGACCAATTACCTGGATATCGACACCCGGGAACGGGTGGAAGAGGCACTTGCGGCCTATCCGGGCGGGCTGGTTATCGTCTCCCATGACCGTTATCTGCACACTAAGGTCGCCAACCGGCTGCTGCTGCTGGAGCATGGGCGGAGACCGCAGTTCTTCCCGGGCACTTATGAGGAATATACTGCAAAGGAACGCGGCCGGGTGCTGACTCCTGAGGAGCAGACGCGTGAAGGAGAATTGCAGTTGCTGGAGATGAGCCTGGCCCGGCTTATGCGGAGCGATGCCCTGGAGACAGAGGAAGAGAACCGGGAACTGATGGCGGAGATTGTGAATCTGCGGAAAGCCATCGGGACGCTGCTGGAGGAAAATTGA
- a CDS encoding DUF4362 domain-containing protein, whose product MKALFTTLYVIICTAMLLACSRSYDPDEAAERGDVVDLHGMITNAERLDEFLGNIEENHSDKVRVTQYTEEADPIYIDLAYNGETVKFKYDNTHDEYAKGKVRTSVCKGISKEVTDKKIEYKLTGCSGKNSDLADSFSLRIQGKQLSEE is encoded by the coding sequence ATGAAAGCTTTGTTTACAACCCTTTATGTTATAATCTGCACAGCTATGCTGCTGGCCTGCAGCCGTTCCTATGATCCTGACGAAGCTGCGGAACGCGGGGATGTTGTAGACCTTCATGGGATGATTACCAATGCAGAGCGACTGGATGAGTTTCTTGGCAATATAGAGGAGAACCACTCCGATAAGGTCAGGGTTACACAGTACACGGAGGAAGCAGACCCGATCTATATTGATCTTGCCTATAATGGAGAAACGGTGAAATTTAAATATGACAATACCCACGATGAGTACGCAAAAGGTAAAGTCAGGACCAGTGTCTGCAAAGGAATCAGTAAAGAGGTCACCGATAAGAAGATTGAATATAAGCTGACTGGATGCTCCGGCAAAAATAGTGATCTGGCGGATTCTTTCAGTCTGAGGATACAAGGAAAACAACTGAGTGAGGAGTGA
- a CDS encoding carboxypeptidase-like regulatory domain-containing protein codes for MKIKLKVKHLVLFVLLPLSLLAIVAVVLPFSRSGTGTPALTASTAKDDRIKLLSTLNGSTGSKRMELIRTKIIEPGNLDTSYSFNVYIGASMTQSSQSENEETHSPLLPGDRIKFLQEYIMQGPADYSMLNAVKQLLYEYDVIGTMDDEADQALAAAVERISSPSSLAKELTLIRAERALNSGNFTAADDLLKQADSPVQNNDLEMDARTAWLGGRLLFAQGKSREALTLVTTALEQYRVGWKELKKEYGGDELQSIHSGESGNGSSAEAFEQGTTDSDIRLIALRTALQSALDMGIHTPATLQGTLSKSDGTPVSRAGIFLRAESEVHHSVMRNTEPYQIVTDESGHYQFSGVIPGFYQLQIGVSFAQIDGWAWPVQSDDWIEIKPGDDLTENIVLQPLLELKSPVNSQVVTGSSVKFEWEPVKTAAYYNLSGTVNIEDGSFTTIVRQNIKDNKVSIPAEELYDAGGFSISGGADDWKTIEPSSLLGFADPEGRFSWTIDAFDEQGKLLTRSNGYRLNDDTVGNLPFFYYKSRTLTAADKLVKDKKLEQALQAYRRDYAANPQDAHALKMLTHLLTAKASYAKDKQAEDATIPLLIQLVQLRPDANFTFSLVDHYFDHADWVNYNKYYSMYNELIQEKPSSYEMAIHATALMFQGQLAEARKQFAVALEEDLSHRFIGSYLAAELAAGQPLTSVLELAKRYPEHGYRTSGYRWPLLILKLQSEREKQPEVFDKLLQEKLASYAAGESEALQQWTTEGEPSALKNFMKAVLEVS; via the coding sequence GCAGCAAACGGATGGAGCTGATCCGCACAAAGATCATTGAACCCGGCAATCTAGATACTTCGTACAGCTTCAATGTGTATATCGGAGCTTCGATGACTCAGTCATCACAAAGTGAAAACGAAGAAACTCATTCCCCTCTGCTGCCCGGAGACAGGATCAAATTCCTGCAGGAGTATATTATGCAAGGCCCTGCTGACTATTCTATGCTGAATGCGGTCAAGCAGCTGCTCTATGAGTACGACGTGATTGGCACAATGGATGATGAGGCTGACCAGGCACTGGCAGCTGCGGTGGAGCGGATTAGCAGCCCCTCTTCCTTGGCAAAGGAACTAACGCTGATCCGGGCAGAACGGGCACTGAACAGCGGTAATTTCACAGCGGCGGACGACCTGCTGAAACAAGCGGATTCCCCTGTCCAGAACAACGATCTGGAAATGGATGCCCGTACGGCCTGGCTTGGCGGACGACTGCTTTTTGCCCAGGGGAAAAGCCGTGAGGCATTAACTCTGGTTACAACCGCGCTGGAACAATACCGGGTGGGATGGAAAGAACTGAAAAAGGAATATGGCGGGGACGAACTACAGTCAATCCATTCAGGAGAAAGCGGCAATGGCAGCAGCGCTGAAGCCTTCGAGCAGGGAACTACTGACAGCGACATCAGACTTATTGCCCTCCGGACGGCACTGCAATCTGCTCTAGATATGGGTATCCATACACCGGCGACCCTACAGGGTACACTCTCCAAAAGCGATGGAACCCCGGTGTCGCGGGCCGGCATCTTTCTCCGTGCAGAAAGTGAGGTCCATCATAGTGTTATGCGCAATACCGAACCCTATCAAATCGTTACTGATGAGAGCGGACATTATCAATTCAGCGGGGTCATTCCCGGCTTCTATCAGCTTCAGATCGGCGTCAGCTTTGCCCAGATCGACGGTTGGGCCTGGCCTGTACAGTCTGATGACTGGATTGAAATCAAGCCGGGGGACGATTTAACCGAAAATATCGTTCTGCAGCCGCTGCTTGAACTGAAATCTCCTGTCAATTCACAAGTGGTTACCGGTTCCTCCGTTAAATTTGAATGGGAGCCGGTCAAAACTGCAGCATATTACAACCTGAGCGGCACCGTTAATATAGAAGACGGCTCATTCACTACCATAGTTCGGCAGAACATTAAGGACAACAAGGTATCCATCCCGGCGGAAGAGTTATACGATGCCGGCGGCTTCTCGATCAGCGGCGGTGCAGATGACTGGAAAACTATTGAACCGTCCTCCCTGCTTGGGTTCGCAGACCCTGAAGGCCGGTTCTCGTGGACCATCGATGCTTTTGATGAGCAAGGCAAGCTGCTCACCCGCAGCAACGGCTACCGGCTGAACGATGATACCGTGGGCAATCTGCCTTTCTTCTATTACAAGTCGCGTACACTTACTGCCGCAGACAAGCTTGTTAAGGACAAGAAGCTCGAACAGGCACTGCAGGCCTATCGCCGGGACTACGCCGCAAATCCGCAGGATGCCCATGCCCTGAAAATGCTGACTCATCTCCTGACAGCCAAAGCCTCCTATGCAAAAGATAAACAAGCGGAGGATGCGACAATCCCCTTGTTAATCCAGCTCGTTCAGCTGCGTCCGGATGCCAATTTTACCTTTTCACTTGTAGATCATTACTTTGACCACGCCGACTGGGTGAACTATAACAAATATTACTCCATGTATAATGAGCTTATTCAGGAAAAACCAAGCTCTTATGAGATGGCCATCCATGCCACCGCACTTATGTTTCAGGGGCAATTGGCAGAGGCCCGTAAGCAGTTCGCCGTTGCGCTGGAGGAAGACCTCAGCCACCGCTTTATCGGCAGCTATCTGGCGGCGGAACTAGCCGCCGGCCAGCCGCTCACCTCCGTGCTGGAGCTAGCGAAACGTTATCCTGAGCACGGATACCGAACAAGCGGATACCGCTGGCCTCTGCTGATCTTGAAGCTTCAATCTGAGCGGGAAAAACAGCCGGAGGTTTTTGACAAACTGCTGCAAGAGAAGCTTGCTTCTTATGCCGCAGGGGAATCGGAGGCATTGCAACAATGGACTACGGAGGGGGAGCCTTCAGCACTGAAAAACTTCATGAAGGCCGTACTTGAAGTTAGTTAA
- a CDS encoding GNAT family N-acetyltransferase, whose protein sequence is MMLNLTSRALAQEDLESICAFVQNAEEVFCVSPKFRYPLTAEQILKRLENRYSPTVIVSGDAPEPLAYANLYDKDEKSHTIWLGNVIVSPSYRGTGAAAYLIQTMMDIAKQELGVRTMKLYCHNTNTRALLFYCKQGFSPCGSKVLVKPDGEKLVGIAMQKEL, encoded by the coding sequence ATGATGCTGAATTTGACCAGCCGGGCTTTAGCACAGGAGGATCTGGAATCGATCTGTGCGTTTGTCCAGAACGCCGAAGAAGTTTTTTGTGTAAGCCCGAAATTCCGGTATCCGCTGACAGCGGAGCAAATCCTGAAGAGGCTGGAGAACAGATATAGTCCGACAGTCATTGTATCCGGGGATGCGCCGGAGCCGCTTGCCTATGCCAATCTTTATGATAAGGATGAGAAGAGCCATACGATTTGGCTGGGCAATGTGATTGTAAGTCCAAGCTACCGGGGCACAGGGGCTGCGGCTTACCTGATCCAAACCATGATGGACATCGCCAAGCAGGAGCTTGGAGTCCGGACGATGAAGTTATACTGCCACAATACGAATACAAGAGCGCTGCTGTTCTATTGCAAGCAGGGGTTCAGCCCCTGCGGAAGTAAGGTGCTGGTCAAACCGGATGGCGAGAAGCTTGTAGGGATCGCAATGCAAAAAGAGCTATGA